ATAATCTTCTTAACCTCGACGTAGGAAAGGTTGCCTTCTGATACCTTGTACGTCCAGTTCGTATATGCCGGTACGACGACCCATGACGAGCCTTGGGTTAGACCGGTGTAGAGTATGGTGATCGTTATAGCCGTATTACCGTCTCGGTCGACGTCGTAGAAGTATATTATATGACCGGCCGGCTTCGGAGAAGCCGATGCATCGCCTATACAGATTGCAGGCGCTATTAGAAGCGTGAGGATCACGGCGTAAAGCATGGACTTAGCTGTCGGCGTGAACTTCACTTGAACCAACCTTCACCTCTACGTTTAGAATAAGATTAAAATAAACCTATCTTTCTTCTTGGAAGAGACTGGAAATTTTATATCTTTACCGTCTTCTAAAGACTTTACGTTATGAGGGTTCTGACGCATGGAGACTGTGACGGTGTGTGCTCAGCGGCCGTGGTTAAGATGGTGTACCCAGACGCTGAGGTGTACTTCACGAACCCGTCCAGGCTTCTGAGGGACCTAAAGAGGATGGAAACGTCCGACGGTGTTATAGTATGCGACATAGCCTTGAACGAGGGTGAGTGGCCTTTGGTTTTCGAAGAGATCAAAAGATTATCCTCCGGCTTCGAGGCCCTTTATTTAGACCACCATCCACTTCCTATGGATTTTCCCAAGAAGTTCAAGCTCGGACTTCGATTCTACCATAGGGAGGAGGTTTCGGCATCCGAGATCGCCTATACTGTTTTCAAGGAAAGGTTGGACGATTCTAGGAGGGAGTGGGCGGCTATAGTAGCCACCTACGGGGCGGTATCGGATTACACGGATGATACCCCGCCTGCGTCTGAGGTTCTGAAGATGATCGATAGAAGAGTTCTTTATCTCGAGTCGGGGCTGCTGACCGAGGCGCTTATATTCAAACGGGATAGTGGTTTCAGGAAAACCGTGGTCGAGAAGCTCGCTGGGGGGGTTAAGCCGAGTCAAATACCTGAGCTTCCTGGCTACGCTATGGAGGCTTTGAAGCTCGAATACGAGGTCTACGAGTACGTGAGGCGATACACACGTAGGGTGGGCGATATAGCCGTGGTCACGGGTCTACCTTACAAGGGTTTCCTAGGTAAGGCGGCCGTTTACTCTGCTCACGTGTCGGACGCTAGGGTCGGCTGTGCGGTAGCTTTGAAGGATAATAGAGCGGATCTGAGCCTGAGGACTAGGGACCCAAGGATCGACCTTAACAAGGTCGTCAGGAGTTTGGCTAAGGCCTTAGGAGGGAAGGGGGGTGGCCATACTAAGGCATGTGGTGTGGAGCTTCCCGCTAGTAAGGTCGAGGATTTTCTACATATGCTTAACTCGTCGCTTCCCAGAGCTCCTGAAACCCTCTAACCGCTTTAATAAGCGTCTTCAGGCTTCGGAAGGTCTTCATCGTCCTACGCCAGTCTTCTGGAAGTTTCTCGGCTATGCGTCCTAGGTATCTGCTGTCCATCAGGATTATCAGGCCTTTGTCTTCAGGCCTTCTTATCAAGCGCCCCGCTGCTTGGGCTATTGCGTTTATACAGGGGTTTACGTTCGCGTATTCGTAGCCTTTCTCGCCGAACTTCTCCACAAAATACTTCGTCAGGGCCTCCTGAAGCTCTGTCTTCTTAGGGTAGGGTACCCCTACTATCACGACCGCCGATAGGAGGGAGCCCATCTCGTCTGAAAAGTCTACGCCCTCACTTACCTTTCCCCTGGCTACGGCTAATACCATAGGGTTTCCGCCGTCCTTAAGGAAGCTGTAGACCTTCTCAAACGACGTATCCTCGTCCTCGTAGAGGATGGGTGTTTGAACACCCTCCAGATGGCGTTTAACGGCGTTCATAACCTCGTAGGATGGGAAGTAGAGCGCCATGGCTCCTCTCAAGGCGGTTCTCAAGGCCTTTATATGGTCCGCTATCTTCACCCACTCCTCCTCGGTCCGCTTCGGGTAGCGGGTTGTCACCCTAGCGTCGACGAGTATGGCTCTGTTCTCTTCCGGGAAGGGATATGAGATTTCAAGTATGCCGACCCGTCTCCTATCTAAGCCTAGGACTTCGATGTAATAGTCCGTGTCCCATAGGGTCCCCGACATGAGCACGGCTGAGTATACCCTGTTCAACACGGATGAGACCGGCGACGGGTCTAGGAGCCTTAACCCGATCCTGTAATGTTTTTCTCCTCTGTATGCGAATCCCTCTACGTACTTCACTAGGCTCGGCCCCCTGGCTTCTACGAGGTGTTCGAGAAACAGGCCGACCCTATAGGTGTAGGATATCGGAGGCGACCCTTCGGCTATTTTCTCAGCCCTTATGGCCTCGCCTTCGTCCTGTAGAGCCTTAGCGAACCTAAGTATTCCTCTGCGGCCTTCGACGTCTAAAGAATCTGAGACCGTCTCCTCGAGCTGCTCATCCTTTAGTAGCTTAACCACGTCGGGTTCGGCTTCCATAGCCTTTCCCAGCTCCTCGACCGATGAGGCTAAGCGGCTTAGATACTCAGCCATGTCTGAGCCGTAGCGTTCGCATTCTCTCACGGCTCTCCCGAGCGAGATGGTCGAGATGGACTCTGTGGTCAGCTCGGTCAGGTAGCCCGGTAGCGAATGCGCCTCGTCGACGACGCATACGAGCTCGTCCAGGTGTATCGACGCCTTACCCAGTATGCTATCCCTGACCTTCTCCATGAAAAGGTAGTTGTAGTTCCCCAGTATAACGTCAGCTCTCCGTAGGAGGAGCTTAGAGACCTCGTATGGGCATAACCCCTCCTTGGAGGATATCTTGAACACCTCGGCCGGGGTTGAGGCCCCGATCTCCGTCAACACGTTCAGCGTCTTTAGGGCTTCTCTGGAGATTCTTCTACCTGTGTAGGTCGCCTCGTAGAAGGGGCATCTCTCGCCTGTCGAGCCGGTCCTCAGGGTTCTGCAGTATCTCAGGAAGTCTCTATAAGGTATCTTTCTCAGCTCTCCCGAGGAGGCTAGGGGGCACATGAACTTTCTACTCGTTAGGGCGGCGACCGTCAGCCTAGAGGCAGAGACCTCCGCGACCTTCTTAGCCTCCCTGCAGTATATCTCAAGCTGGTTCCTAGTCCTCGTCAAGACCATAAGCCTCATACCAGACCCGAGGCTCCTAGCGGCCATGTACGCCGTTAAGACGGATACGCTCTTACCCGTCCCGCATGGGCTTGAGAGCAGCCCGATCCTACCGTTCACGAAGGTTTCGAAGAGGAACCTTATCGCCTTTAGCTGCCCCCTCCGGTAGGATGGGTAGGGGAAGAACCTCGCGAAGACCTCCTCGGGATGCTCCACGTAGTTAACTATATTTGGGCTCTTGGGTTAAAAGGTTGTGGAGGATGGTGGGTTTGAGGATTCTCTGGGCGCCTTGGAGAGCCGGCTACGTCGAGAGCGCCGGCGGAGGGGGCTGCATATTCTGCGATAAACCCCGGGAGAACAGGGACAGGGAGAACTACATCGTGCTCAGGGGACGCTGGGCCTTCGTCATGCTCAACAAGTATCCCTACAACACCGGCCACGTCATGATAGCGCCCTACAGGCATGAGGGCGACATCGGGGGTTTGACGGACGAGGAGGCCGGTGAGGTCTTCGAGCTTCTTAAGAAGTCCATTAAAGCTTTGAGGAGGGCGTTTAAACCAGACGGTTTCAACGTCGGGCTGAACCTAGGCAGGGTGGCCGGGGCCGGCGTGGAGGGGCATGTGCACGTCCACGTGGTCCCCAGGTGGCTCGGAGACACAAACTTCATGCCGGTCGTCGCGGATACCAAGGTCATGCCTATGTCCCTCGAAGACGTCTACGAAAGGCTTAGAAAGGCCCTCGAAGACCTGTAGACAGAACATGATATTACCTCAGCTGATACCTCTATGCATATTCAGGAGCCGGTCGGTCCCTCCTCCCCTCTGGGTTTTTCCATGACAAATTACCCGAGGTAATTTTCGAGGATATCTATATCAGAGGGTATTAGCGGTGGCTGATGGAGTTGGATTTTAAAGAACAAGCTGATACACTTTTATGTCTGGTCTCCGCATCTCCCCACTACTTGTCGTTGTACATCATCGTGTATCCTAGACCGGCTAGCTCGTTTTTGAAGGAAGTTTCCTTAACCAGTCACCCTCAACGCTGTATGAGATTCAAACGTACAATTCTGTTCATCCACTTATAAACAAAAATCCCTACCTTTCTTTCTATAAGTTTCTCACAGGTTAGCTATATAATTCACTTATGACAAACTTACATTAGATGAAAATACCGCAGAAAGGTAGAAGGACATTTGCAGTCGACATTATAGTTCTTATCTTTATTATTCTGGTTTTTTTACTATCATGCAAGATATCAAGTACCGGATAACGTGTCCAGATTTATTTCTAAGCTTGCCTCTACGGCAAGAACCTATCTACATAAAATTCGAACTTTTTCGCTCTACATTTTCGATAAGGGTAAGTTAACGACGTTCACAGTTGAGATCGAAATTAATCATCCGGGTAGAACGGTCAGAAACTACTATGGAACGGAAACGATTCATGAAATAGTCGACGATGCGACTAAGACAGAGACTATACAGTATATAGCTGGGGTGCTTAAAGACCTCTCTCATGGAGACGATGAATTCTACGCAAACTATGTAATTCAGATAACTAAGCAATTGAAGTACTCGAGTAGCCAGATGAATAGAACATACGTACAACATCCCCTTTACACACTATGTACTGGTAGTGGTGTTTGTATAGACCATGTGTTGCTATGTGCATCCATACTTAAAGCAGGAGGACTACGCGTAGCTATTATACTTGCAGAGGTTAAGACGGTTGGGACAACTGGTAATCATGCCATGATAGCTATATGGTTACCGCATCGGCCTAGGCTACCGGCTCAGTACCATTACTGGGCTAGAGTACAGTATGGGCTACCACTTTCGGCAAATATAACTATAGAGGGTGAAACTTGGTATCTAGCCGATCCCACACCTTCAGATAAACCTCTAAACCTTTTGCAATTCAAAAACATATACCCAACCTTAGTAGGCGAACATACTTGGGATCGTCTAGAGATAAAAGAAATCATAATTCTATAGATTAGCCACATATGGCTTGTGATTACAGGAATCAAGATTTAATTCCTTCTATGAGATTTTGTGCCGCTTACGAAGCGTTTTCGTCGCTCACCTTGTTTATACCTGAAGGGGTGAGAATACTAGGGCGGCTATGACTGAGCCGTAGTAGCCTTTTGGAACTTTTAGGCTTTCGACCCTGTATTTGATGTCCACCAGCTCGACTCCCCTGGTCTCAGCCATCTCCATAAGCCTATCGTTGAGTATCCTCTTCAGCTTCCCGGAGTCCATGTTATCGTGCGCCTCGACCACCAATCCGAAGCGTCTATCTTTTTCCCAAGCCCACGCTATACCTGCGCCCAGCTCCTCCCCGTCGGATCCCTCCATCCTAGCGATCACAACGAACACTATCGACCCGGCAGGTATCTCATGTATCTCGCACTCCTCAGCCCCCGCGGGTATTATCGAGCTTACGGGAACCAGGTTGCAGTTCCCTATCCCCGCCTCTAGAAGAGCACGGTCGAAGGCGTTAAGCTTAGAGACCCTACTCAGCGCCTTACCGCTCGTCACGAAGAACCTCCTAGGCTTCAAGGCCACAAAACCGAAACCATTCATCTACACCAGCAGTAATATAAAGTTACCTCTCAACCATATCTGACTCATCTATCGAGAGTGATCGTAAATACCATGCACACAGACTATGAGTTAACCCTCGATCAGAGGTTCAACGTCTCCAGTAGTTGAATCCTTCGCCTCAGTTTTC
Above is a genomic segment from Candidatus Bathyarchaeota archaeon containing:
- a CDS encoding DHH family phosphoesterase, with the protein product MRVLTHGDCDGVCSAAVVKMVYPDAEVYFTNPSRLLRDLKRMETSDGVIVCDIALNEGEWPLVFEEIKRLSSGFEALYLDHHPLPMDFPKKFKLGLRFYHREEVSASEIAYTVFKERLDDSRREWAAIVATYGAVSDYTDDTPPASEVLKMIDRRVLYLESGLLTEALIFKRDSGFRKTVVEKLAGGVKPSQIPELPGYAMEALKLEYEVYEYVRRYTRRVGDIAVVTGLPYKGFLGKAAVYSAHVSDARVGCAVALKDNRADLSLRTRDPRIDLNKVVRSLAKALGGKGGGHTKACGVELPASKVEDFLHMLNSSLPRAPETL
- a CDS encoding ATP-dependent DNA helicase, encoding MEHPEEVFARFFPYPSYRRGQLKAIRFLFETFVNGRIGLLSSPCGTGKSVSVLTAYMAARSLGSGMRLMVLTRTRNQLEIYCREAKKVAEVSASRLTVAALTSRKFMCPLASSGELRKIPYRDFLRYCRTLRTGSTGERCPFYEATYTGRRISREALKTLNVLTEIGASTPAEVFKISSKEGLCPYEVSKLLLRRADVILGNYNYLFMEKVRDSILGKASIHLDELVCVVDEAHSLPGYLTELTTESISTISLGRAVRECERYGSDMAEYLSRLASSVEELGKAMEAEPDVVKLLKDEQLEETVSDSLDVEGRRGILRFAKALQDEGEAIRAEKIAEGSPPISYTYRVGLFLEHLVEARGPSLVKYVEGFAYRGEKHYRIGLRLLDPSPVSSVLNRVYSAVLMSGTLWDTDYYIEVLGLDRRRVGILEISYPFPEENRAILVDARVTTRYPKRTEEEWVKIADHIKALRTALRGAMALYFPSYEVMNAVKRHLEGVQTPILYEDEDTSFEKVYSFLKDGGNPMVLAVARGKVSEGVDFSDEMGSLLSAVVIVGVPYPKKTELQEALTKYFVEKFGEKGYEYANVNPCINAIAQAAGRLIRRPEDKGLIILMDSRYLGRIAEKLPEDWRRTMKTFRSLKTLIKAVRGFQELWEATS
- a CDS encoding HIT domain-containing protein; its protein translation is MRILWAPWRAGYVESAGGGGCIFCDKPRENRDRENYIVLRGRWAFVMLNKYPYNTGHVMIAPYRHEGDIGGLTDEEAGEVFELLKKSIKALRRAFKPDGFNVGLNLGRVAGAGVEGHVHVHVVPRWLGDTNFMPVVADTKVMPMSLEDVYERLRKALEDL
- a CDS encoding pyruvoyl-dependent arginine decarboxylase, translating into MNGFGFVALKPRRFFVTSGKALSRVSKLNAFDRALLEAGIGNCNLVPVSSIIPAGAEECEIHEIPAGSIVFVVIARMEGSDGEELGAGIAWAWEKDRRFGLVVEAHDNMDSGKLKRILNDRLMEMAETRGVELVDIKYRVESLKVPKGYYGSVIAALVFSPLQV